One region of Vallitalea okinawensis genomic DNA includes:
- a CDS encoding P-II family nitrogen regulator: MVEQRYMLFIVLNRVKKTKSIIKRLKEIGIDRFTLMNTFGSYNLCGKGQGYEPIIAGSYKSSMSHIKRNYNKTFFIALNSEEEAQRVMDEIEVILHMDSHKPGDGIMFTVPVLTTKGVREQVVE, encoded by the coding sequence ATGGTAGAGCAAAGATACATGCTGTTTATTGTTCTTAATCGTGTAAAGAAAACGAAATCCATTATTAAGCGTTTGAAAGAAATAGGTATTGATCGTTTTACACTGATGAACACATTTGGCTCCTATAATCTCTGTGGGAAAGGACAAGGATATGAACCTATTATTGCAGGTAGTTATAAAAGTTCTATGTCCCACATCAAACGTAATTATAATAAAACATTTTTCATCGCTCTTAATTCTGAAGAAGAAGCTCAGAGAGTGATGGATGAGATAGAGGTAATCTTACACATGGATTCTCATAAGCCAGGTGATGGGATCATGTTTACAGTACCAGTACTAACAACAAAAGGTGTTCGAGAACAAGTTGTTGAATAA
- a CDS encoding P-II family nitrogen regulator, with product MYVLFIVLNEREYLSEVLFKMNQLGIRGATVIDSMGAKAVNQKRTSIPILSSMMQSLEGDTQFNNTIFSVIEREEQVERVMEHIEKILGGDMKRPNKGIMFVLPVTHMRGGELHRHIESRENKKVIAQEIESEYY from the coding sequence TTGTATGTATTATTCATTGTTTTAAATGAGAGAGAGTACCTATCGGAAGTGTTATTTAAAATGAATCAATTAGGAATTAGAGGAGCAACAGTGATAGATTCTATGGGGGCTAAAGCTGTCAATCAAAAGAGGACATCTATTCCTATTTTAAGTAGTATGATGCAGTCACTAGAAGGTGATACTCAATTTAACAATACTATTTTCTCCGTTATTGAGAGAGAAGAGCAAGTTGAAAGAGTTATGGAACATATAGAAAAGATTCTTGGTGGTGATATGAAGCGTCCAAATAAAGGAATCATGTTTGTTCTACCTGTTACTCATATGCGCGGTGGGGAGTTACATCGACATATTGAGAGTAGGGAGAATAAAAAAGTCATCGCTCAAGAAATAGAGAGTGAATATTATTAG
- a CDS encoding cation:proton antiporter: protein MEVFHALGVAEDNIFLLEISVLLLAAFIGGKLTAKLNMPEVLGQILMGIIIGPTVLGLIDGETEFISSMAEVGVLLLMFLAGLETNLKELKASGKGASFVALGGMLLPLLLGTLIPFMFFKNYLPNGTNDQQFMYALYIGTILTATSVSIAVSVLRDMGQIASKQGISILGGAIIDDVLGIILLAVVTGIIDPSGSDSVGKLIFRMIIFFVVAIVAGTIISKVINRYASHYAWSDKFIPIAIIICFLFAFSSEVFKVAAITGAYIAGVIFSTTPFRHKIERRIQYIGFSLFTPIFFVSIGLKANITSEVFGYIGYAMIIVLIAIIGKIVGCGLGARATGFTTKQSLQIGVGMIARAEVALIVATEGITRGIITDQTFTSIVLLVVISTIVTPPLLKMLFSKEKPVCEIGNQHNISG, encoded by the coding sequence ATGGAAGTCTTTCATGCACTAGGCGTTGCAGAAGATAATATTTTCCTACTAGAAATTTCAGTATTACTTTTAGCAGCATTTATTGGAGGTAAGCTAACAGCCAAGTTGAATATGCCAGAAGTTTTAGGGCAAATCTTGATGGGAATTATTATTGGACCAACAGTACTAGGGCTTATTGATGGAGAAACTGAATTTATTAGTAGTATGGCAGAAGTTGGCGTATTACTTCTCATGTTTTTAGCTGGTTTAGAAACCAATTTAAAAGAATTGAAAGCATCAGGTAAAGGAGCGTCTTTTGTGGCGTTAGGGGGTATGCTTCTTCCGTTATTGTTAGGAACCCTGATACCGTTTATGTTCTTTAAGAATTATTTACCTAATGGAACAAATGATCAGCAGTTTATGTATGCGCTTTACATTGGTACTATATTAACAGCTACATCTGTAAGTATCGCTGTATCCGTTTTAAGAGACATGGGACAAATTGCTAGTAAACAGGGGATATCCATTCTTGGGGGAGCAATTATTGACGATGTATTAGGTATTATTCTGTTAGCTGTTGTAACAGGGATAATAGACCCAAGTGGAAGTGATTCTGTGGGTAAATTAATATTTCGTATGATCATCTTCTTTGTTGTAGCAATCGTTGCAGGTACGATTATATCAAAGGTGATTAACCGATATGCATCTCATTATGCATGGTCTGATAAATTCATTCCTATAGCTATCATTATTTGTTTTCTTTTTGCATTTTCATCAGAAGTATTTAAGGTTGCAGCCATTACAGGAGCATATATAGCAGGAGTAATCTTTTCAACAACACCATTTAGGCATAAGATTGAAAGGCGAATTCAATATATTGGATTTTCATTGTTTACGCCAATTTTCTTTGTAAGTATCGGGCTTAAAGCCAATATTACCTCTGAAGTTTTTGGATATATTGGGTATGCTATGATCATTGTCCTTATTGCCATTATTGGCAAGATAGTAGGATGTGGACTAGGTGCTAGAGCCACCGGTTTTACTACGAAACAATCGCTACAAATTGGAGTTGGTATGATTGCCAGAGCTGAGGTTGCTTTAATCGTTGCAACAGAAGGAATAACAAGAGGAATAATAACAGATCAAACTTTTACAAGTATTGTATTACTTGTTGTGATTTCCACCATCGTAACACCACCATTATTAAAAATGCTCTTTTCTAAAGAGAAACCAGTATGCGAGATAGGTAATCAACACAACATCAGTGGCTAA
- the prfA gene encoding peptide chain release factor 1, with product MFDKLEDLVIRFNEVSEKISDPEIISNQSQWQKLMKEHSNLTPIVNKYKEYKQTKETIEESLMILEEEDDEELKLMAKEELAEAKAQIGGLENEMKLLLVPKDPNDDKDVFVEIRGGAGGDEAALFAADLFRMYNRFAERNRWKVEIMNTNENGVGGYKEIIFMIKGQGAYSRLKFESGVHRVQRIPTTESGGRIHTSTVTVAVLPEADDVDVEINPNDVRVDVFRSSGNGGQSVNTTDSAVRLTHLPTGLVVSCQDEKSQLKNKDKAFKVLRARLFEIEQAKQQAELSANRKSQVGTGDRSEKIRTYNFPQGRVTDHRIKLTLHRLDGILDGDINEIIDSLITADQTEKLKSIE from the coding sequence ATGTTTGATAAGCTTGAAGATCTGGTTATTCGATTTAATGAAGTATCAGAGAAAATCAGTGACCCTGAAATTATCAGTAATCAAAGTCAATGGCAAAAGCTTATGAAAGAGCACAGTAATTTAACGCCAATCGTTAATAAGTATAAAGAATATAAGCAAACGAAAGAGACCATTGAAGAAAGTTTAATGATACTCGAAGAAGAAGACGATGAAGAGTTAAAGTTAATGGCGAAAGAAGAGCTTGCTGAAGCAAAAGCTCAAATTGGTGGACTGGAAAATGAAATGAAGTTATTACTAGTTCCAAAGGATCCTAACGATGATAAAGATGTATTTGTTGAGATTCGAGGTGGTGCAGGTGGTGATGAGGCTGCTTTATTCGCTGCTGACTTATTTAGAATGTATAATCGTTTTGCAGAAAGAAATAGATGGAAAGTTGAAATCATGAATACAAACGAAAATGGTGTAGGTGGTTATAAAGAAATTATCTTTATGATTAAAGGTCAAGGAGCCTATTCAAGATTAAAGTTTGAAAGTGGTGTTCATCGTGTGCAAAGAATCCCAACCACTGAATCAGGTGGGCGTATTCATACATCAACTGTAACAGTTGCAGTATTACCTGAGGCTGATGATGTTGATGTTGAAATTAATCCAAATGATGTACGTGTTGATGTATTTAGATCATCAGGTAATGGTGGGCAAAGTGTTAACACAACTGACTCAGCAGTACGATTAACACATTTACCTACAGGTTTAGTTGTATCTTGTCAAGATGAAAAATCCCAGCTTAAAAATAAAGATAAAGCTTTTAAAGTATTAAGAGCTCGTTTATTTGAAATTGAACAGGCTAAGCAACAAGCAGAATTATCTGCTAACCGTAAGAGTCAAGTAGGGACTGGTGATCGTTCTGAGAAGATTAGAACTTATAATTTCCCTCAAGGAAGGGTAACAGATCACAGAATTAAGTTGACATTACACCGTTTAGATGGTATTTTAGATGGAGACATCAACGAAATAATTGATTCATTGATCACAGCTGATCAAACTGAAAAACTTAAAAGTATCGAGTAG
- the prmC gene encoding peptide chain release factor N(5)-glutamine methyltransferase, which produces MKQEKLTVRKLFEQGVARLKSHSIENPEVDTKWLLLDYLNLTNIDYILGQNKEVEEEIVKGFTALIERRASGEPVQYICGYQEFMGLTFNVNPNVLIPRQDTEVLVELILNNNVIDSGNLLDIGTGSGCISISLLENLKAWTGVAIDISEGALNTARLNAKEIDVNDRLTFIQSDLFEKLEEKDYNKFDIIVSNPPYIPRADIETLMQEVHDHEPHSALDGGEDGLDFYRKITKEAKKFLNKGGYLYYEIGIHQSKDIKNIFEENGYSSIQVVKDLAGIARVVYGKLEVK; this is translated from the coding sequence ATGAAGCAAGAGAAGCTAACAGTCAGGAAGCTATTTGAACAAGGAGTAGCTCGTTTAAAGAGCCATAGCATAGAAAATCCTGAAGTAGATACCAAGTGGTTATTGCTTGATTATCTAAACTTGACAAATATCGATTATATACTAGGACAAAATAAAGAAGTAGAAGAAGAAATTGTTAAGGGGTTCACAGCTCTGATAGAACGTAGAGCATCTGGTGAGCCTGTACAATATATATGTGGTTATCAAGAATTCATGGGATTAACGTTTAATGTTAATCCTAATGTTTTGATTCCAAGACAAGATACAGAAGTTTTAGTTGAATTAATTTTAAATAATAATGTAATTGATTCAGGTAATCTTTTAGATATTGGTACTGGTTCAGGTTGCATCAGTATAAGCTTGTTGGAGAATCTTAAAGCTTGGACTGGGGTAGCCATTGATATCTCTGAAGGTGCGTTAAATACTGCAAGATTAAATGCTAAGGAAATAGATGTTAACGATAGATTGACATTTATTCAAAGTGATTTATTTGAAAAATTAGAGGAAAAGGATTATAATAAGTTTGATATTATAGTATCCAATCCGCCCTATATACCAAGAGCAGATATTGAAACGCTAATGCAAGAAGTCCATGACCACGAGCCTCATTCAGCTTTAGATGGTGGTGAAGACGGTTTAGATTTCTATCGTAAAATTACGAAAGAAGCAAAAAAATTTCTTAATAAGGGTGGTTATCTCTATTATGAGATAGGCATTCATCAAAGTAAGGATATTAAAAATATATTTGAAGAAAACGGTTATAGCAGTATTCAAGTGGTAAAGGACTTAGCTGGTATAGCCAGAGTTGTTTATGGAAAGTTAGAGGTGAAATAA
- a CDS encoding DUF1385 domain-containing protein, whose translation MKRVDIGGQALIEGVMMKDKDRYCVAVRKPDKEIILDHQEMNSFLNKSKLFRIPFIRGVFAFIESMIIGIKTLTYSAEFFEVDEEEEESKFDKFLKDKFGDKLDDILIGFSIVIALVFGVGLFMLAPMFISKIFQSFITNAILLKTVEGLIRVSIFLIYILLISKMKDIQRVFMYHGAEHKTINCLEHEEELTVENVRKHSRLHKRCGTSFLFIVMFISIFVFVLVDAPNIWMEALSRILLVPIIAGISYEILKWAGRSESKLVSILSYPGISLQKLTTREPDDDMIEVAIAATEGVLEYEAREANSQEAI comes from the coding sequence GTGAAACGAGTTGATATTGGTGGTCAAGCATTAATTGAAGGTGTTATGATGAAGGACAAAGATCGTTATTGTGTTGCTGTTCGCAAGCCAGATAAAGAAATTATTTTAGATCATCAAGAAATGAATTCATTTTTGAACAAGAGTAAATTATTTCGTATTCCTTTTATTAGAGGAGTTTTTGCTTTTATTGAATCCATGATTATAGGTATAAAGACGTTAACATATTCCGCAGAGTTTTTTGAGGTAGATGAAGAGGAAGAAGAATCGAAATTTGATAAGTTTCTTAAAGATAAATTTGGTGACAAGCTAGATGATATATTGATTGGGTTTTCTATTGTTATAGCCCTTGTATTTGGTGTCGGCTTATTTATGTTAGCACCCATGTTTATTTCAAAGATATTCCAATCATTCATTACAAATGCTATACTCTTAAAAACTGTGGAAGGTTTAATTCGTGTGAGTATATTTTTGATTTATATTCTTTTAATTTCCAAGATGAAAGATATTCAACGTGTCTTCATGTATCATGGTGCAGAACATAAAACGATTAATTGTTTAGAGCATGAGGAAGAGTTGACTGTAGAAAATGTTAGAAAACATTCGCGTTTACACAAGCGTTGTGGAACAAGCTTTTTATTTATCGTCATGTTTATTAGTATATTTGTATTTGTTTTGGTTGATGCGCCTAACATTTGGATGGAGGCGTTATCACGAATTTTATTAGTGCCAATTATTGCAGGTATATCTTATGAGATATTAAAATGGGCTGGTCGTTCGGAGTCTAAACTCGTATCAATATTAAGTTACCCAGGTATTAGTTTGCAAAAACTGACAACTAGAGAACCAGACGATGATATGATTGAAGTAGCTATTGCAGCAACTGAAGGAGTTTTAGAGTATGAAGCAAGAGAAGCTAACAGTCAGGAAGCTATTTGA
- the rpmE gene encoding 50S ribosomal protein L31 has protein sequence MKNGIHPEYHQATVKCNCGNEFSVGSTNEHIHVEICSKCHPFYTGTQKSMVARGRIDKFNRKYGIKNDEE, from the coding sequence ATGAAAAATGGAATTCATCCAGAATACCATCAAGCAACTGTGAAATGTAACTGTGGTAACGAGTTTTCAGTAGGATCTACTAATGAGCATATTCACGTGGAAATTTGTTCAAAATGTCATCCTTTCTACACAGGTACTCAAAAGTCTATGGTTGCTCGTGGTCGTATCGATAAATTCAACCGTAAATACGGCATCAAGAATGACGAAGAATAA
- a CDS encoding HD-GYP domain-containing protein, producing MAALMYFAFGVILFVISVKAFSLNKNPINKLAMILVFSALNLSLHILGLFIVDYYQAFIQLFMSIYYLISLAILYDFVADDSMPHKTEIKLKNYYIITCLYGVTVLIYYVFKGNYVILNIDKVYVANMIISMLMIIHIFVILIRQLRQSREDFCFCNYVLFGGLTLTMIMQFIYNDMRSPTYSNAMVVYILTVVIYCIVKFYISQNELLPLSKEQVIQNMEEMLIIVDDEFNIVDINRMFQETFDVNETAIGLHLDTFFKGLPNVSDRTFEKIKAEKESSITFFDDHGVKTYSVKMSEVRNGMNRIIGYMVLLYDISTLKEAMDYLEFIGTMDKLTMVHNRNYFDQALVDLDKEENLPISILLGDLNGLKIINDMFGHNKGDEFLKSIAGIIKRVASGPGRVIARTGGDEFSVILPHTSVEEAAQLATLIDNSVKDELKDSMGSISIGIATKNRLSEDLEEIYHSADANMYLKKQKDEKNNKNILITNAKKWLSDVSYETDEHYERIEKLAIKLGKRLGVSQSMIDDLCLLASLHDIGKFFVPIEILEKPSKLTEDEWKQIQNHTVLGYKLAASTQDLATVASGILSHHERWDGKGYPQGLKDEQIPYLARFIAIIESYVVMTSDRPYKDKMLVEDAILELKKCSGTQFDPYITQEFIGILNDAFLSD from the coding sequence ATGGCGGCGTTAATGTATTTTGCATTTGGGGTAATTTTGTTTGTTATCTCGGTAAAAGCTTTTTCATTGAATAAGAATCCAATTAATAAACTTGCAATGATTTTAGTGTTTAGTGCATTAAATTTATCACTTCACATACTAGGATTGTTTATAGTAGATTATTATCAAGCTTTTATTCAGCTTTTTATGAGCATCTATTACTTAATTAGTTTAGCTATACTATATGATTTTGTCGCCGATGATAGTATGCCGCACAAAACCGAAATAAAATTAAAGAACTACTATATAATTACATGCCTCTATGGGGTTACCGTATTGATCTACTATGTGTTTAAAGGTAATTATGTCATACTCAATATTGACAAAGTATATGTTGCAAATATGATCATTAGCATGTTAATGATCATACATATCTTCGTTATTCTTATTCGACAACTGAGACAAAGTAGAGAGGATTTCTGTTTTTGCAATTATGTATTGTTCGGTGGATTAACTCTTACTATGATTATGCAATTTATATATAATGATATGCGATCGCCTACTTACAGTAATGCGATGGTTGTTTATATTTTAACTGTAGTTATCTATTGTATTGTGAAATTTTACATTTCTCAGAATGAATTGTTACCCCTATCCAAGGAACAAGTTATTCAAAACATGGAGGAAATGTTGATTATAGTAGATGATGAATTTAACATTGTTGATATCAATCGTATGTTTCAAGAGACTTTTGATGTTAATGAAACTGCTATTGGTCTGCATTTAGACACCTTCTTCAAAGGTTTACCCAATGTATCAGATCGAACCTTTGAAAAAATCAAAGCTGAAAAAGAATCCAGTATAACCTTCTTTGATGACCATGGTGTCAAAACTTATAGTGTTAAAATGTCAGAAGTTCGTAATGGAATGAATCGGATTATTGGTTATATGGTTTTACTTTATGATATTTCTACATTAAAAGAAGCGATGGATTACCTCGAATTTATTGGTACCATGGACAAACTGACGATGGTTCATAATCGAAACTATTTTGATCAAGCTTTAGTAGATTTGGATAAAGAAGAAAACTTACCGATAAGTATTCTTTTAGGCGATCTAAATGGTTTGAAAATTATAAATGATATGTTCGGGCATAATAAAGGTGATGAGTTTCTTAAAAGTATCGCTGGTATTATTAAGCGTGTTGCTAGTGGTCCAGGGCGCGTTATTGCACGTACTGGAGGAGATGAGTTCAGTGTAATCTTGCCCCATACTTCTGTTGAAGAAGCTGCTCAACTAGCAACATTAATCGATAATAGTGTGAAGGATGAACTGAAGGACAGTATGGGGAGTATATCCATTGGTATAGCAACTAAGAATCGATTATCTGAAGATCTAGAAGAAATTTATCATTCAGCTGATGCCAATATGTATCTAAAGAAACAAAAGGATGAAAAGAATAATAAAAATATATTAATTACTAATGCAAAAAAATGGCTAAGTGATGTTTCATATGAGACTGATGAGCATTATGAGAGGATAGAAAAGTTAGCAATCAAGCTTGGAAAAAGGTTAGGGGTATCCCAAAGCATGATTGATGATTTGTGTTTGTTAGCTTCTCTTCACGATATAGGTAAGTTCTTTGTTCCTATTGAGATTCTTGAAAAGCCATCGAAACTAACAGAGGATGAATGGAAGCAAATCCAAAACCATACTGTATTAGGGTACAAATTGGCAGCATCTACTCAAGATTTAGCTACAGTAGCAAGCGGCATCTTATCACACCATGAACGATGGGATGGCAAAGGATATCCTCAAGGCTTAAAAGATGAGCAAATACCATATTTAGCAAGGTTCATTGCCATTATTGAGTCTTATGTTGTGATGACGTCAGATCGTCCATATAAGGATAAAATGTTGGTGGAAGATGCCATTTTAGAATTAAAAAAATGTTCAGGTACTCAATTTGATCCATATATCACCCAAGAGTTTATTGGTATATTAAATGATGCGTTTTTGAGTGACTAA
- the rho gene encoding transcription termination factor Rho, whose amino-acid sequence MSKELSSMTLVELRELAKELGLKSLTKFKKAQLIEAIVEQQSSKIEDNTKEKVQKAPVKKIIKETNEAPARIAEVGEKVENVEKAEAAYKTNTTEQHVNHNSHPNGIKKKNKVPEGYEQLDSGILAAGVLEVLPDGYGFIRCDNYLPGEKDVYVSPSQIRRFNLKTGDWIKGNIRIPKDNEKFSALLYVQTVNGDSPFEASKRKNFEDLVPIYPNKRMHMETTQLEFATRLIDLIAPIGKGQRGMIVSPPKVGKTTLLKMVANAITANHPDSHLIVLLIDERPEEVTDMRRSIEGDNVDVIYSTFDELPDHHKRVSEMVLERAKRLVEQEKDVVILLDSITRLARAYNLTIPPSGRTLSGGLDPAALHMPKKFFGAARNIEGGGSLTILATALVDTGSKMDEVIFEEFKGTGNMELVLDRKLSEKRIFPAIDIHKSGTRREDLLLTKEELEAVYLIRKAMSNVQSIEVTEKIIDVIVKTKNNKNFLQIIKKALDKKNNQSVD is encoded by the coding sequence ATGAGTAAAGAACTAAGTAGTATGACTCTCGTTGAATTGAGAGAGTTAGCAAAGGAATTGGGCCTTAAGAGTTTAACGAAATTTAAAAAAGCTCAATTAATTGAAGCTATTGTTGAACAACAAAGCTCTAAAATTGAAGATAACACTAAAGAGAAAGTACAAAAAGCCCCAGTTAAAAAGATAATTAAAGAAACAAACGAAGCCCCAGCTAGAATTGCTGAAGTAGGAGAGAAAGTTGAAAACGTAGAAAAGGCAGAAGCAGCGTACAAGACGAATACTACTGAACAACATGTTAATCATAATAGTCATCCTAATGGTATTAAGAAAAAAAATAAAGTTCCAGAAGGGTATGAGCAATTAGATAGTGGTATCTTAGCAGCAGGAGTTCTAGAAGTATTACCTGATGGATATGGATTTATCCGATGCGATAATTATTTACCTGGTGAAAAAGATGTCTACGTATCACCTTCACAGATTAGACGTTTTAACTTAAAAACAGGGGATTGGATAAAAGGAAATATTCGTATACCAAAAGATAATGAAAAGTTCAGTGCCCTATTATACGTACAGACTGTGAATGGGGACTCACCTTTTGAAGCATCAAAACGTAAAAATTTCGAAGACCTAGTACCGATCTATCCCAATAAGCGTATGCATATGGAAACAACTCAGCTTGAATTTGCAACACGTCTTATCGATTTGATTGCCCCTATAGGTAAAGGGCAAAGAGGTATGATTGTTTCGCCACCAAAAGTAGGAAAAACAACTCTCTTAAAAATGGTAGCAAATGCTATAACTGCTAACCATCCTGATTCACATCTTATAGTTTTACTTATTGATGAGCGTCCTGAAGAAGTTACTGACATGCGACGTTCTATCGAAGGTGATAATGTAGATGTCATTTACTCCACATTTGATGAACTTCCAGACCATCATAAGCGTGTTTCTGAGATGGTTCTAGAAAGAGCAAAGCGACTTGTTGAACAGGAAAAAGATGTTGTTATTTTATTAGACAGTATTACACGTTTGGCTCGTGCATATAATTTAACCATTCCGCCTAGTGGTCGTACTTTATCAGGTGGTCTTGATCCAGCTGCTTTGCATATGCCTAAAAAATTCTTTGGAGCTGCGAGGAATATTGAAGGTGGCGGGTCTTTAACTATATTAGCTACAGCACTAGTAGATACAGGAAGTAAAATGGATGAAGTTATCTTTGAAGAGTTTAAAGGTACTGGTAATATGGAATTAGTATTAGATCGAAAGTTATCTGAGAAGCGTATATTCCCTGCCATTGATATTCATAAATCAGGGACTAGGCGTGAAGATTTATTGCTCACAAAGGAAGAGCTTGAAGCAGTCTATCTAATTCGTAAAGCTATGAGTAACGTGCAATCTATTGAAGTAACTGAAAAAATCATAGATGTTATTGTTAAGACTAAGAACAACAAAAATTTCTTACAGATTATAAAAAAAGCTTTAGACAAAAAAAATAATCAATCTGTGGACTAA
- a CDS encoding class II fructose-1,6-bisphosphate aldolase, whose product MLVSGKEILQKAHEEGYAVGAFNTSNLEMTQAIIEAAEEMRSPVIIQTSQSAISYASSEGIATIVRTLAENASVPVALHLDHGTDYDVVMKCLRDGWTSVMFDGSKYEFEQNIEITKTVCGIAHPMGVSVEAELGKIGGVEDHVKVDMKDATMTDPDEAVEFVEKTGVDYLAIAIGTAHGVYVGDPELDFDRLETIKKRVNMPIVLHGASGIVEDDIKKAVSLGVNKINIDTDLRVAFQKAMHKVVNETPDVYDPRKMLAPTRESVKAVCKAKMEMFGSTNRA is encoded by the coding sequence ATGTTAGTATCAGGAAAAGAGATTCTACAAAAAGCACACGAGGAAGGCTATGCAGTTGGTGCCTTTAATACGAGTAACTTAGAAATGACTCAAGCAATAATTGAAGCAGCAGAGGAAATGCGTTCACCTGTTATTATTCAAACAAGCCAAAGTGCTATTTCTTATGCTTCAAGCGAAGGGATTGCAACTATCGTAAGAACTTTAGCTGAAAACGCTTCAGTACCTGTTGCATTACATTTAGATCATGGTACAGATTATGACGTTGTTATGAAATGTTTAAGAGATGGTTGGACATCTGTTATGTTTGATGGTTCTAAATATGAATTCGAGCAAAACATTGAAATTACTAAAACTGTATGTGGTATCGCTCATCCAATGGGTGTATCAGTAGAAGCTGAATTAGGTAAAATAGGTGGTGTTGAAGATCACGTTAAAGTTGATATGAAAGATGCTACAATGACTGATCCTGATGAAGCGGTAGAATTCGTTGAAAAAACGGGCGTTGATTACTTAGCAATTGCTATTGGTACTGCTCATGGTGTATACGTTGGTGATCCTGAATTAGACTTCGATAGATTAGAAACAATTAAGAAAAGAGTTAATATGCCAATCGTTTTACATGGTGCTTCTGGTATCGTTGAAGATGATATCAAAAAAGCTGTTTCATTAGGTGTTAATAAAATTAATATCGATACAGACTTACGTGTAGCTTTCCAAAAGGCTATGCACAAAGTTGTTAATGAAACTCCAGATGTATACGATCCAAGAAAAATGTTAGCTCCAACAAGAGAATCAGTTAAAGCTGTATGTAAAGCTAAAATGGAAATGTTCGGTAGTACTAATCGCGCATAA